One part of the Capra hircus breed San Clemente chromosome 4, ASM170441v1, whole genome shotgun sequence genome encodes these proteins:
- the KBTBD2 gene encoding kelch repeat and BTB domain-containing protein 2 — protein MSTQEEKQINTEYAVSLLEQLKLFYEQQLFTDIVLIVEGTEFPCHKMVLATCSSYFRAMFMSGLSESKQTHIHLRNVDSATLQIIITYTYTGNLAINDSTVEQLYETACFLQVEDVLQRCREYLIKKINAENCVRLLSFADLFSCEELKQSAKRMVEHKFTAVYHQEAFMQLSHDLLIDILSSDNLNVEKEETVREAAMLWLEYNTESRSQYLSSVLSQIRIDALSEVTQRAWFQGLPPNDKSVVVQGLYKSMPKFFKPRLGMTKEEMMIFIEASSENPCSLYSSVCYSPQAEKVYKLCSPPADLHKVGTVVTPDNDIYIAGGQVPLKNTKTNHSKTSKLQTAFRTVNCFYWFDAQQNTWFPKTPMLFVRVKPSLVCCEGYIYAIGGDSVGGELNRRTVERYDTEKDEWTMVSPLPCAWQWSAAVVVHDCIYVMTLNLMYCYFPRSDSWVEMAMRQTSRSFASAAAFGDKIFYIGGLHIATNSGIRLPSGTVDGSSVTVEVYDVNKNEWKMAANIPAKRYSDPCVRAVVISNSLCVFMRETHLNERAKYVTYQYDLELDRWSLRQHISERVLWDLGRDFRCTVGKLYPSCLEESPWKPPTYLFSPDGTEEFEMDGEMVALPPV, from the exons atgtccactcaagaggagaaGCAGATCAATACTGAATATGCTGTGTCCTTGTTGGAGCAGTTAAAATTGTTTTATGAACAGCAGTTGTTTACTGACATAGTGTTAATTGTTGAGGGCACTGAATTCCCTTGTCATAAGATGGTTCTTGCAACATGTAGCTCTTATTTTAG GGCCATGTTCATGAGTGGACTGAGTGAAAGtaaacagacacacatacatcTGAGGAATGTGGATTCAGCCACCTTACAGATAATAATAACCTATACATACACGGGTAACTTGGCAATAAATGACAGCACTGTAGAACAGCTTTATGAAACAGCTTGCTTCCTGCAG GTAGAAGATGTGTTACAACGTTGTCgagaatatttaattaaaaagataaatgcagaGAATTGTGTGCGATTGTTGAGTTTTGCTGATCTGTTCAGCTGTGAGGAATTAAAACAAAGTGCTAAAAGGATGGTGGAGCACAAGTTCACGGCTGTGTATCATCAGGAGGCTTTCATGCAGCTGTCACATGATCTACTGATAGACATTCTCAGTAGTGACAATTTAAACGTAGAAAAGGAGGAGACAGTTCGTGAAGCTGCTATGCTGTGGCTGGAGTACAACACGGAATCACGATCGCAGTATTTGTCTTCAGTTCTTAGCCAAATCAGAATTGATGCACTTTCAGAAGTAACACAGAGAGCTTGGTTTCAAGGTCTGCCACCCAATGATAAGTCAGTAGTTGTTCAAGGTCTGTATAAGTCCATGCCCAAGTTTTTCAAACCAAGACTTGGAATGACTAAAGAGGAGATGATGATTTTCATTGAAGCATCTTCAGAAAATCCTTGTAGTCTTTACTCTTCAGTATGTTACAGCCCCCAAGCAGAAAAAGTTTATAAGCTATGCAGCCCACCAGCTGATTTACATAAGGTTGGGACCGTTGTAACACCTGATAATGACATCTATATAGCAGGTGGTCAAGTTCCtctgaaaaacacaaaaacaaatcaCAGTAAAACAAGCAAACTTCAGACTGCCTTTAGAACTGTGAATTGCTTTTATTGGTTTGATGCACAGCAAAATACCTGGTTTCCAAAGACCCCAATGCTTTTTGTCCGCGTAAAGCCATCTTTGGTTTGCTGTGAAGGCTATATCTATGCAATCGGAGGAGATAGTGTGGGTGGAGAACTTAATCGGAGGACTGTAGAAAGATACGACACTGAGAAGGATGAATGGACAATGGTAAGCCCTTTGCCTTGTGCTTGGCAGTGGAGTGCAGCAGTTGTAGTTCATGACTGCATTTATGTGATGACCCTGAACCTCATGTATTGTTATTTTCCAAGGTCTGATTCATGGGTAGAAATGGCCATGAGACAGACGAGCAGGTCTTTTGCTTCAGCTGCAGCTTTTGGTGATAAAATTTTCTATATCGGAGGGTTGCACATTGCTACTAATTCTGGCATAAGACTCCCCTCTGGCACTGTAGATGGGTCTTCAGTAACTGTGGAAGTCTATGATGTGAATAAAAATGAGTGGAAAATGGCAGCCAACATCCCTGCTAAGAGGTACTCAGATCCCTGTGTGAGAGCTGTTGTAATCTCaaattctctgtgtgtgtttatgcGAGAAACCCACTTAAATGAGAGAGCTAAGTACGTCACTTACCAATACGATCTGGAACTTGACCGGTGGTCTCTGCGGCAACATATATCTGAACGTGTACTCTGGGACCTAGGGAGAGATTTTCGATGCACTGTGGGGAAACTGTATCCGTCTTGCCTTGAAGAATCTCCATGGAAACCACCAACTTACCTTTTTTCACCGGATGGAACAGAGGAGTTTGAAATGGATGGAGAGATGGTTGCGCTACCGCCTGTATAG